From the Synchiropus splendidus isolate RoL2022-P1 chromosome 3, RoL_Sspl_1.0, whole genome shotgun sequence genome, the window AACCCACAGCTGCATTTAAATCTGAGGTCAGTTTTTTAAGATCTCAATATTCACTACAGTATGCATTCAATGTTTTAAGGATatattcatttgttcatctTTTGATTCTCGGGTTAGCAACAACCGTACGTGGTATTTCAACCCGAGACTCCGTTTTAGGTTATTGATACCTTGCCTCAGCAGACAAAACACACTCATGTCAGTGTTCTTGTTGCTTGGTTAATAATTATTGCCATTCAAAACCTTCACAGAGACAGAACAACACAGCAGATGCAAGCTGGTAGGTGTGGGGCATCTCCCCAGagccaaaaagacaaaaaagatttgaaagacCAAACAATGAAATTCGAAACAAAAGTTGCTGCTCGGATTTAAAGGAATGGCAATTGTCTCTCGCTGGACACTTACTCCATGATTGGGTTTCTGCTGGCAACAGTTCATTCTAACCCTAACTAATGCAGAGTCGCCGATTTCTGCACCATGAAGAGGACACATTACTATCATGTGAAAGACGGGCATCAATGCCAGGACTTTTCCACACATTATTGAGAACTGGAAAAGctagtgaatgaatgaagaggCAACAGCAGGGTGTCTGATGGGAGACTCTGCAGCGCCTTAACCTGAGACAAACAATGTCATTGTGGTACATAGTAAAAAGCAAACGCgacaaaaacaactttcaaaAACTTTAATTGCACACATTATAAAATGGCAGTCGTCACTTTCAATTCCACAAagtcaaaatgtttttggtcTTGTACAAAGTGAACAGAAAGGCCAAGTTGAAATTGAAGGTTCAATGTCCACAGTTGAAGGATAAAGACAAACATTCTTCCATGAAAGAAATCCTGTCTATTGGAAGAAAACCAACTGTTGATAAgcagtgctgctgctggaaaaGCCCAGAAGAACTTGGTGGAAAATCACAGTGATGTTAAGAAACAAATGTCACAGACATGTTATAAATTACAAAACTGAGGTATAAAATTCAGAATATCTGCCTTATCAAAAATGTCTTCGCTGAAAAAACATGTTGctgaacatgtttgtttttttttattttaagcatTTGACAGTCATCTGCTCCAACGTTATTGCACAGTTTTAATGTTACTAAATGCAGTTTGATAATAAAAATGAGCTGCAATCAAGTcctaaatgtttttctttcctttaatTTGTTAGTGTCCACATTACTGCACAAAGAAGCAGGTGCATGAAGAATTCATTTTAGATCTTTTACAGTGCAGATGAGAAATCAGCCACAAAGTTTTGAGACATTTTCTGACTGAAAGGAACACCTCACTGCCATCACAATGTGCTGCACTGAACAGAATGCACTGAAAGTCTGATgttagtgatggactgatgaagctTAGTGgaccagtgtcatcattttcagagcttaaTAAGCAgcgctcttgatttaaaaattaagtgagattttatttaaatcgttgttcatctagtgggctctgaaaatgtggacactgtttcatgaagcctcatcagcccaccactaGCTGACGCTGTGGCACACCCTGTGCTACAACCACTTCATAATCTTAAGCATtcagacaaatatttaaaagtgaCTTCCCAGAAGCTGTCAACATGTAGCATGTTCACCAGTCATGCAGGAGAAGCACTTCTCGTGGTTCCCGACTGCAGTGGCGGTGGATTTTTTCGAGTTCAAAGACAGGCTTAGTGCCACCGAGGGATTAGATGGATTTTCTCCTCAACACAGCAAGGAAGAGtaaaaacagacacattttttttcttttactgtaAAAGAGGTTGTCCTACTACATGTATAAGGGCAGGGATAGGTGAATAGACAAGTTTGACAATGGTGAAAGGGCCTTTTAGTGATGTTATCGAAGCAGcaatataaaaagaaaagggATCATTGAACACATTTGACACATGTCTGGATTTCCTGAGCTTTCCTTAAGTTTTAAGCTTTCATTTCCATCAAGTGACCCTACAGAAAGTCATGGCATTACAGTCTTGAAACTGGGTACTTCAACTTCATACTTTTGACTACtgtcaaaaatatatacttcaaCAGCGTCTTTCTCCGTTCCATCCATAACACCACTTTGGATTATACATTCAAATTCCAACACGAACCAAGTCAACAAAGAACACAAAAACTAAATCCTAAATTAAAGCCAGTTTGGTCCGCATTTCgttacaaaatgacaaaaataactatttgtgtttattgtgcAATATTGGAAAAAAGAGAGAACATTACTAGGGTTAGATTAACTTCCGATCCCAAATTGCAGCTTTGTGTCCCTTAGTCTCTCACTGAAGCTCAACCCACCATCAACTGTGAACGTCAGGAGTCCTCCAGCCAGGAGGGGGCGTTCACACTGCTGTGGATGAGTTGCTGACTTGACTTTTGGATGTTTTCCACCAAGAATTCATGGCATGATATACAGTGTGTTGCCACAGCACTGTGCAGCAGCCACAGATGGTTGTGAAGCACTTTGACCTATAGAGGAAAGGAAAAAACCTCTCAAACATCCATTCACTCTTATCACCAGTCTAGTGATGGGATGATGAAGCtccatgaaatacattttatttagatttgatttctCAATTCTTCCCAAACTCAACAATCCTATAAGTAGTTATAGAAACTCAGTGTTTGATTAGATCGAGACACGTAAGTGTTTGCTCGTGATGGGCTAATGAGGCATGATGAAGAAGTGTGCTGTCAGTAGGTGACGCTCCTGGTTTGAAAATTATCTGAGCTTTCACTGAAATGCTTGTTCAAATAGAGCAGAGAGTACCACCTGCTGCTATCTCACcttgttctcctccagcaggttTAGTTTGACAGACAGATCATCTCGGACGCTCTTGTACCGTTCTTTTTGGCACTGGAACTCCTTCTGGGCCTGCTCAAGCTTGGGCAGTGTGACCGCATCACGAGGTCCGAGGTTTAGCTCCTCCATGTCCACTCTGTACGCATCATATTCCACCCTACAACTCAAAAAACATTACGTTGCCATCCACGCAAGATTGAAGTCAGCAGTGTTTGATGCACTTCCTCTGACCTGATTTCCTCGTACTGCTTAACATTGATCAACGTGTCCTCGATGGTTTTGTTGACCAGCGTGTCCGTGTCTGAGGTGAATGCATTAATGGCAGCTGTCAGTGTCTCCCCACTTTTTGAGAGAAACATCTGAGCTTCAGCATTCATCCCAAATTCAACCTGTTGGTTTCATACCGAAGACGACAGTTATGGCAGGCcctatgacatcatcaacacgtTGAGGTGTGTCACCATCACTCACATGTAGTGCTGGACTTTTGAGGCTGAGGTCAGCAAAGGCCTCCCCAAGTGTCTTCTGCGTGACTGAGAACTGAGCGAGCTGGGCAGCAAGTGTCTGAGCAAGCTTGGTCACTTGGTTGTAGCGCAGCCTGCTATCTTTCAGCAGATCCACGCGAGGTTCCAGGTCCAGATCAACAGTCCGAGAGCCCCGGCCGAGTTTCTCTGAAAGAGCCTGTCTGGAGCGCTGTTGATGAACGACTAATAAGTGACTAGGAAAACAGCAGGTCTAAATTGCCGCAGTACGATTTTTCAAAGTGATCAGTTGGGAACAGATAGTGAGCCTACTCTTTGTAGTCCAATACATGTGGAGTCTATAACAGTAAGGTAATAACACAGTGCACTTGTGTATGGGGCTGTGCAGCGAAAAGGTCAAACCATGGGCATGTGTCATCAGCCTGACCACCACCATCCATTAGTCTGCAGTCCCACTCTAACTGTGGTGTTTTGCGGTATACACGTAGATGTATGGGCACCCGGACCAGTCTCCAGCTGACGGGGCCTACACCCAACAAAGCATGACGTGCTTTGTGTTCATTTCGCTTTATGTAATGCCAGTCATGTGATTTCAGGTGGGAATCCAAAAAATAGCATACGAGCAATGGTTTGAGTTCTGAGATGAGAGTGTGGAAGGGCAGGTAACACTGGTCTGATAACACTTGTCGATACACATCATCAGTTTGCTTTAGTACAACATGGTGATCTTATTCTAACAAGAAACACAAATTAAGAGTCAGTGACTGATGCATAGTGATGGCAGTTGATCTGGATACGAATGTCTCATCCTTATGTCTTGATAGTAGAAGAAGGTGAGTACTGAGTATCCAATTTGATACGAGTTGTCATGTTGTCAAATCATGTAAATAAATCGATGACTGGCAAATATGCAATTAATGAGTCACAGACGGCTAACTGTATCGACAGGTCGCGGCGGCTACATCAAAGACTTAAGTGAGATGACATCTTttccaaacacacatttcaacCACATTTTTAATGATTAGTGTCGATATGTTACACATATTTGGCATGTGTTTATCGATTAGTGTTGTaatcaagaccacaccaactaACACCAAGACATGATCGAGACTGGACAGCATCGAGACCAAGcctactgtggcccttttgtggatctcCAACTTACCAATTATGGCAGTTTTCTGTCGGTTTCAGGTGAATATAAATCCCGAGTCTGCCCAGTCAGAGACCAAGACTTGACCAAGTGAAAATTCGAGATTTCGAGACGAGACCGAGACAAAACAGAGACCCTAAAATTGTGGTCTTGAGACCGAtctcgagaccaagaccgatCTTGAGTACTACAGCAATATTATCAACCCCATATGCCAGCAAGTTGCCTGATCATTAAGGCAGTCTGAGAGTATCAAAATAGTTGTTAATTGCAACCCACGATGTTTTTACAGGGAAACGTGCTTCTCTCCCATTTTGATGATCAATGGAGCAAGTTGTCACTGCACTCTCTCTAACCTTGTAGGTGTGAATGCTCCACTTTCGCACTCTCTGCAGTGTCTCACTGGCGATGTTGTTGTTCTTGCCATGGACAACTACGAGTCCACTGTCTTGTTTCTGTGGTGTCTCTTCAGCGTCTGTTGTCTGTTGAGCTTAGATGTGAAAGAAGAAAGTTAAATGCACTTCTTAAATATCAAGGCACTTAACCAAAACAACCATAACAGTTCAATTTGTGCAAGACATTTGGAAACAGTATACAAGTTATGGGTCGGTGTTACATTGCTCTAACTGACCTGTTTCAGAGGTGGAAGCTGGGGAGGGGGTGACATCACTCATCGTGTGATTGTTATCACTGTTTACTTCCTgggtagacaaaaaaaaacatattcatgCTTTTTATTGCATATCTCATATCAGCAGGGTGTTTCACGcagttaaacaaaacaaaaaaacaatgagcaaaTTCCTTGAACATTGCTGAAAAGCGAAAATgctaaacacattttaaacaaacacaaagttaTATAGCAGTGGAGAGTAGTCTTGAGTGCAATATGGAAGCAAGAATAATCATAAACAGACAGAAGCTTGTAACTCCTCTTGTACAGTGCTTTTTAAATGCACTTGAATGCATCACCACAGAAGCATCAGTTAGGAGGTCGGAGGTCAGAAATCAAAGCATTACTGGGATCGCTGTGGGAAATAGATCTCCCACTAGCCAATCAGGGGCCCGGTCTGACAAGAATAGGGTCACCAAGGAAACTGCGGCTCCCCGTTGAGAATTGCGGGGTTAGAGGCGAACAGGTCACTTCAGAGAGGAAATGGTCACCTGATCCAGATGAGCAGTAacgacacacaaaaaaactgtcAACTTCCATTAACAGATTAGAAAGTTGTGTGGAGACTTTCTGGAAGCATCCGTCATAACAGAACAAGGTCTTAGTGACGAGTCAGGGGAGAGGGAGTGACTCGCCCAGGCAGCAGGAATTACAGTCTGAAGCGCTCTGACTCGAAGCGACAGGGAGACATGCAGTGACGCACATCAcctttgctcatttttaaagGTTAGAAAACCAACCACGTTCTTTAACATTTGCTGAAAAAACGTtgagaaaacaatgaaacatgATTTGTGATAAAACGTATGTTTTTATCGAAGTGAAAAAAACGACAACAAAATACTGTTGTAACTAcccaaaatatgttttcatatcACAATATCTAAAACATTGAAGGTATTTACGTATTTACATTGATTTGGTTTTTAGAGTGCATAGGAAACCTTTTAACCAAGTTGTTTGAGACTCCTGTGTCAAGTGGGTGTTGTTTCATGTACATCATGCACAAACTGATCACATTAGATATTTTCTCAGATGACAAAATTAAAATTCATACTGAACAACAACGCAACCTTGTGTTGGATGCGTGTGTCACACTTAGGAAACCTCTCAACATGACTCACCTTGTGTGGAGAATTTTCATCTAGATCATAAGTAACTTCAGTGGTCTCTTCCATCATCTTGcttttctccttcttctgttACCAGAGCAAACATAGAtacacatgtttgttttgacaaaaaaaaaaaagaataaatcacagatgtataataataatgctaataCACTgaatacagttttaaaaaaatctccttTGATCAATCACAACAGTAGGAGACATTTTAGAAGATTCCTTTGCCAAACAAATCGAAGGCACCTCTACTGTCAAAACGAAAGGTCTCATGGATGGTCAAGACCTTACAACTGATCCCTGTACTGGCATTGACTATAGAACATTGTAGAAAATGAGACATCCTTGAGTCACCAAGTGGAGACAATAAATGGATATGTAGTGACATctggtggttaaaaaaaatacaacatggTAGAAGGCCCGCAAAAAAAAGAGAACTATACATAGCTTGCGACGTCTGTAAATGTAATACAACTACAATGCAACAGTGAGCattgatatttaatttaaaattatgAATTCCTTATATTTACAGTACGCTAACAGTAAATTAATGTATCGCCAAATAATATAACAAGTTGTGGTGGACCCCGAATATGCAGtttataaagaaaataaactgtTCATATAGTAATTGTAAACTGCCGACTAGAACACTTCTTAAATCATAAGTAGTGTAAGcgatttttcattctttattcCACTTTTACTAACACCGAGCCATAATACTTCGATTCACTTCAAACTGCAACAGCTGGATGGAAAATGCTCtagtaaaaaaaatctcttaagAATAAGGTTTATAGCACTCAGACAATTTAACATAACTTAACTTGTCCATCAGTGTAGCTCGAGCCAACATTGTAAGAAATGTGTAACACTGCAGCGATGTAAAAGATGGACATATCAGATGCAAAGTACAATGACAGTAAAAAACAGTCAATCTTTAAACCCGAAAGATAAGAAACTTGACAGACAGTGTCAGGCGTGCATGAAGCATGCATGGTTGGACAGTAAATGACAACTACATGAATATAATGATAAATAGTTTCAACGCAGGtaaagaagaggaagtggaccaggtgaagaggaagagacGAAAATAAGAGCattaggggaaaaaaacaacaatacttGCAAACTTAGAACTATATAAACACTAACCTGAAATACGCACGCCTTCAATGACCTGTTTTGAAACGTGTATTTATGCAGTAAGAGCAACttgaaagcttttattttgtcagcataCCATTTGTTTATTGACAAAATGCGACGTGTCAGTCATAAACGTGCTTAATACACTCCATTATTACACAAACTTAAACGATAGATTTTGCCACCGTCATTTTTTGTGACACCATGCgctttaaaatgttaatatctcGACATTTACGCCTCAGACACTAAAAGCAGACACTTAGTTTTACCTTCACGGGTGTAGCAAAATCAAACGTCCTTTCGTCCTCAAGCAAGCTCTCTTCTCCGTTCCCGACAATTTATCAGTCAAACATCAATCTCAAAAcgcaatgaaaggaaaaaaaactgaactttGTCAGAAGTTAAATGAAGGAAAGCCTCAACACTCCCGGAAGTGTCGGTTTGTGCCATTCGTGTTCGTTCGTTTTAAGATTATGGCCCGAACAAAAAGGCGGTGACGGATGAGTCATGTTACCTGGAATGCAGGCGGGTCAATCCGATGTTGAAAACAACTACCACCCAGTTGTACCGGAGTAGCAGCGCCAGTTGAATTCATTGGCAGTTCTAATGGTTGCCGAGTTGAAAAAGCGTCAGTGGTTGGCGCAGCAACAGAAGTATATTGAGTCAGAATAGACGTCTTATTACTTCCAATATTATCAAAGAGTTCATgttaaagaataaaaaagaaatttaatgaagtttaaaacacaacacatattATGATGGCTTTGatgcaatgttttatttattcatgcattTAACAGAATCCACAAAACATTTCCAGAGCCACCACCATCTGTTCCAAGAAGAATCATCTCAAGGTACAAGGAGAATCTGATGTGGAATCTATCTGTGCAGAAAAATATGTGGCAGATTATGCGACAGGACTGTTTTTTATCTGATGTCAATTTGGCAGAATTTTCATTTTGAAGCATTTGTAATCTTTTGGAACTGCTGCAGAGGTGGTGTAACAAGTTGTTGTTTAATGGTAAGCAATAGGTTCAACAGGACCCCATTTAATCTTTGGTTGAGTGAGTCACATGGACACCAgtgtcagaaatattttttgtaatgaTATTCACAGAAAGATATTTTTGTTTGGTGAGCTTTCCTGAAAGACTGTCTAAACTGTGAAACCACACACAGTGCCCTATACACGGAAGTGTGAACAAGTCAACAGTTTCTATTCACACctctcaattttatttttttacagacAGAAAGATGACAGATACAACACTCGTTTCCTCTGTCTATCATTTCCACTTCCAGCTGACACCTCTGATTCATGCACTTTCTGTCAAACCTGAAGTAACATGCCTGTTCTTGACCATGTGGACTTTCCCACATTGAACCAGAAGCATGACAAATTCACTGCTAAACATATACAACAAGGGGGGAATAACACAGAACTCTGATCTTTTCTGGAAGAAAATACTGATATGGCTCATGAACATATTTCCATTATGACATCCTCAGAAGGCTGTGGTTCTGCAAAACAAGAACattgttgtattgtttatttttaatcattcaTATTGCAGAATGTGCATAGATATGTTTTTCATACCCTCAACTCTCTGTCTTTGCCGCAGCCTCACAGCTATGACAATAGTTGACAGTAAATAGAACGCAATCAACAGCACACGGCGAAGGATCATTTCCACCAGTGGCAGGAACACTAAGGACTGCTGCTCCAGTACTGTGACTGTGGGCATACATGAAGAAACAGAGAGTTTTCATGGTGATGAATCTTCCTTGTCATATAAGGTCACTGTGATTAGGCATGCAGTGTGTTTGATGGACATATTAAAAGCGATATGCCCGTAAGAATCAAAGCTATCATGTGACCACTGGATGTCGCACCTGGCCTATTGAAAGTCAATGGGGGCAACTGGAGAACATCCAGAAGTTCAAACGGACCTGCAGAATGCTACAAAAATTGAACAACTTCTGAAATATCCCATTTCTTACCCATCCTGAAGTATGTAGCTTCACTTACAAAGCCCTAATACATACCATAAGGAGGAGGTTAAAAACATTCCAAGCACTTTGGGTCAGCTAGAAGGGGTCTCAGTCCATCACAGACCACATGAAGACACAGGTGATTCTTCCTTCTGACTGTCTATTCCAAGTGACTTTACTTACCTCTGACAGAGAGCTTGCTCTCAGGGGAAGTTCCATATCCAGGAACATGACATTTGTACAGGCCCTCATCTGAACTGGTTACATtgtagatggttaggtttgcaGTTGCACTGATGGCAATTTGCATGTTGTCTTTGAAGAAAGTTGCTGATCCAATATTTCGTTCATTGTGGACCAAACAGTTGAAGGTCACAGGGTCGCCCTCTTTGACAGGTTGTGCTGGGCTAGCCAGGATAACCTTCCATGCTGAGATGCACACAGACATTGATACCATCATGAGTTTCGGCTCAAAAAAGTATGGTCTTCCTAATAAAGAGCAATATAATGACTGTGTTACGGAGGTTTGTATCATGGGAAAACAGAAAGATGAGTTAAAAGCTCACATGTTACGGTAATGTTGACGGAGCAACTGGTTTGTTGCAGACCAGTGTCACACCAGTACACCCCGCTGTCAGTGGCAGGGAAGGCTGAAGGGATCAAGCAGGGTGCAGGGCAGACATGGAACTGAGAAACCAAAGACTCACTGTTAAGGACTAGATAACGGTAATAACAATACTATAGGTTTGGGTGGCAAACCTTTCCATCACCTGTCATCTTCTTAACAGGCCACGAGACCCATTTCCCTTCACAGGCAACTCGGAAGAGGTCATACTTAAAAAACTGCTTGCGGTTAGGATGGatggtcacacacacagctggggtgaaataatgatattttgtgtgtttgaaattcTCGTCCATCCAGTGAATTGTAACAGATAAAGCTGtcatcaaaaataaacaacatcaaAGCAAGATCCAATACTCAGTCCACTTGCCTTTTTTAAACATTCTGGACTCAATAAATGCTTCATTCAAAGGTGGGTTGTGTACATCTCTTGAAATATCAAGTGTGGGCAGATAAATGACCAGATAAATGATAAAGTAGCAATTCTGTTTAATCTCCTTTAGTGAATAGATGACTGGTTCATCCCAATGAAAGCTTAAAACACAATGGCTATGTAGCTTTGAACCACTATGTCCTTGTCAAGATATCTAGGTGATCTTACTTACCCCCGGTTTGTCCAGCATCCAAAAAGTATAGCACTTGAGAAAAAAGTAATAGTTAGTAAATCATTACAGATGTAAAAGTGGAATTACAGAAAACGGCTTTTATTTGAGTTTTAgcttttattaatatattattaaatttGTAATAGTGGTTTGAGTGATCACTagcatgaaataaaacactaaATATAATCATATTGTATACTGTTAAAGgatgaatcaaaataaaagttcaacTGAAATCCGTATTCTTTGAATAAAATGCCATGTGTTTAAAatgtaagcatttttttttcccaacgtTCCAAAATGTATAATAAAATTCACGATAGACTCACACTTTGTTATACTATTTACAAAACGTAATAGATAAAATGAAAGctaaaaataga encodes:
- the LOC128755724 gene encoding arfaptin-1-like — encoded protein: MMEETTEVTYDLDENSPHKEVNSDNNHTMSDVTPSPASTSETAQQTTDAEETPQKQDSGLVVVHGKNNNIASETLQRVRKWSIHTYKRSRQALSEKLGRGSRTVDLDLEPRVDLLKDSRLRYNQVTKLAQTLAAQLAQFSVTQKTLGEAFADLSLKSPALHVEFGMNAEAQMFLSKSGETLTAAINAFTSDTDTLVNKTIEDTLINVKQYEEIRVEYDAYRVDMEELNLGPRDAVTLPKLEQAQKEFQCQKERYKSVRDDLSVKLNLLEENKVKVLHNHLWLLHSAVATHCISCHEFLVENIQKSSQQLIHSSVNAPSWLEDS
- the LOC128755834 gene encoding uncharacterized protein LOC128755834 isoform X2; protein product: MVHAPKDDHKMAKDRERMAEVKVFGCGQVVMEVSTLTLLNLLYFLDAGQTGAVCVTIHPNRKQFFKYDLFRVACEGKWVSWPVKKMTGDGKFHVCPAPCLIPSAFPATDSGVYWCDTGLQQTSCSVNITVTSWKVILASPAQPVKEGDPVTFNCLVHNERNIGSATFFKDNMQIAISATANLTIYNVTSSDEGLYKCHVPGYGTSPESKLSVRVTVLEQQSLVFLPLVEMILRRVLLIAFYLLSTIVIAVRLRQRQRVEEPQPSEDVIMEICS
- the LOC128755834 gene encoding low affinity immunoglobulin gamma Fc region receptor II-like isoform X1, which encodes MVHAPKDDHKMAKDRERMAEVKVFGCGQVVMEVSTLTLLNLLYFLDAGQTGALSVTIHWMDENFKHTKYHYFTPAVCVTIHPNRKQFFKYDLFRVACEGKWVSWPVKKMTGDGKFHVCPAPCLIPSAFPATDSGVYWCDTGLQQTSCSVNITVTSWKVILASPAQPVKEGDPVTFNCLVHNERNIGSATFFKDNMQIAISATANLTIYNVTSSDEGLYKCHVPGYGTSPESKLSVRVTVLEQQSLVFLPLVEMILRRVLLIAFYLLSTIVIAVRLRQRQRVEEPQPSEDVIMEICS